The DNA segment TTTTATAAAGAACTATAATAAGAAAACGTGCAGtcaaacaaatcagatcagaccTCCTAGGAGAGCAAAGGTTTCCCATTCTACTTCTTTTACAAGGATTGTTATAACTTGGGGGGCTGTGTCAAAGAGCAGCCCTGCACCTCGTCACCCCCGCGGTGTGACACCGAAGGAGCTCCCCGCGCGTGGAGACATCCCTGGGATACAAACAGCCGCTCCGGGACAGCCCGGGCTCTCTCTCCCAAACAGCGATCTATAGCCCGCGGCAACCAGCGGAATTTATCACCAGCACAGCTAAGCCCCACCGGTCAAGGGCTGATCGATATTAATCTGGAGACCAGCGAGGAGGGCTGCGGCCGGAGCTTTTCTCGGGGAGCCGCCAGGGCTCTTGCCGGCCGCTGGGATTGCCCGCGAaggaggccagggaggaggaggaaggggagatcCATGTCCGGCTGCGGCGAGTTTCGCTGTCCCAGCCAAACTCCGGCTCCCCGTGAGTTTCCTCCACGCGGGCAGGTTGCTCTGGGGTAGCGCCTCGCCCTTAAAGGCGCCGCTCgtttccccaccctccaacagCTCCCGCGGGCGCCGGCCCGGCGCTGCGGCGTATGCTCGGGAGGAGTCAGGGAAAAGGCGAGCGGTCTCTTTAAATGCTGGGGGCTGAGCTCTCGCCGGGGAGTCCACAGCCGGATCTAGAATCCCTCCCCCCCGCTCTGGCGCTGGTGGCTCAGCCCGGCCGGAGCGAAGCGCAGCCTGCGGCTGGCCGGGCGCAGGGGAGAGGAGACATGAGCTCGCCCGGCGCGGGGAGCAAGGCGGCTGCCGCCCCAGCCCGCCGGCCCTAGCCCCGCGCCCGGGAGCGGCCGAGCCCCCAGCCTGGTAAGTTTCCGGGCTCCcaggtgcaggggaggaggagccgGCGGGGGGGCAGGCGCACCTGGCGGGGCGGGGAGTGGAGCGGGGCTGCAGAGCCCGGCGTTGCCCTCGCCTCCCGCGGGAGCCGCTCCCGGCCGCCTCCAACAGGTGGGATCGCGCTGCTcttcccccgccccggcccgagCCAACAGGTGGAAGTGCGAGGCGCCCCCTCCCGTGCTAGTGCCGCGCCGGTAACGCAGGGCTGTGCCCGGGGCAGCGTCTTTGTCTGCTGCTGCCGGCCCGGGCCCCCGGCTCGCTCCCCTGCGCCGCGGGCCCCCTCTGCGCTCAGCGAGCGGAACTGCAGCGTGCGCCGGGGTTGCGCCTTTGCAGGGCGCCCTCTTGCAGGAAGCAGAGGGCTCTGCGTGCCTCCAGCCTCCCGTCTCTGGAGGGAGCCCGCAGGCTGTCCACCTCTCTTCCCCCAGACATGGCCGGGGGGCCCAGGCCTGCTAAAGCAGGGGAAGGACTGTACTACTGCTGGGCCGGTAGGGTTTGGGGGAGGTGGCACTGCCCTGTGGTTACCCGCTGGCTCATTGCCCTGTGCCTTTTGCTCACAGCCCTGTGGTGTTTGTGTTCTTGCAGTGGGCATGGGGAACCAGATGGAGAAACTGACCCACTTAAACTACAAGGAAGTTCCCACGGCCGACCCGACCGGCATGGACAGAGATGAAGGGCCCCGAATCGGGGTGTCCTATATCTTTTCCAATGACGATGATGAGCTGGAGCAGCAACAAGACTCGGTGGCCCAGAATATGGGGAGTGAGCACCCTGCCCCGCAGCCCTATGACCCCCGCTTGCAGGAGGTGGAGTGTTCAGTTTACTACCGGGATGAGTGTATCTACCAGAAGAGCTTTTCTGGGGATGATGCCCCCACAGAAGAGAGGGATGGCGGTGGTGGGGGACACCTGACCACTTACACCCCAGAGAACCTGCTGAACAGATGCAAACCAGGTGACCTGGTGGAGTTTGTGTGCCAGGCCCAGTACCCACACTGGGCAGTGTATGTTGGGGATTTTCAGGTAGTGCATCTGCACCGGCTGGAGGTGGTGAACAGCTTCCTGACGGatgccagccagggcaggagaggtcGCATTGCCAACTCTTTGTACCGTTACAAGTCCCTGAGCCCAGCCACTGTGGTGCGGAATGCCCTGGAGCAGGTGGGCTGCAAGGATCGGGAGCTGAGCTGGAGGAACTCTGAGTGCTTTGCTGCCTGGTGCCGCTATGGCAAACGGGAATTTAAAATTGGCGGGGAGCTCCGCATAGGCAAGCAGCCCTACCGCTTGCAGATCAGGCTGGGGGACAAACGCAGCCATACGCTGGAGTTCCAGAGCCTGGAGGATCTGATCATGGAGAAAAGGCGGAATGACCAGATCGGtagggctgctgtgatccaggagCTCTCCAGCCACCTGCAAGCTGcggaggaggaggcagacgatCCAGTTGCCCAGACTGCTGCTGAATAGCAGCATGGGCACCATCATGCTGCTTAGGCTGGGTGATGAGGATTAAAACTGAAGGCTGCGAAATTGAGCTGTTATAAGCCCTTTGGGCTGCTTCAGTGCAGCTTTGTTCCAATCACATGTGAAAGGAAGGGGGAAAGCTGATTAAGTGTCTTGGCTTTAGTACTTAACTCCTTCAGTGCTTGGTAAATTTGCTGATTTATTGGTAGAGGGTAAAACTCAGGGAGTTTCCACCGCCCCATGTATTACCCTCATCCCCAACCCATCAGTCCTTTGGCTGCAGGTAGATATGATCTTACTGAGGGCTTTCAGcttttactgacttcagtgggagatgaGGGCATTCAGGGCCTTGTGAGATCGAGTTCTGTATCTCAAGTGCATGATTGACTGTCCTAGCTGAGAAGTTCCCACCCCTGTCCCTCATCTCCTCAGACAATAATTAGCTTGTGGTTTCTGTTAGTATTACAGCAAGCTATTTTTACCTTGGCCTGCAGGTCCCAGACCTTTGTGGCTtcccacccaacccccacccctcaaaggTTTTACTGGATCAATTACAATTATGGTTGTGAAGTAGGGTTTGATGTGCAATGAAAGTAACTTGCAGATGGGCTGGGGGAatccctgccagcctgtttgTGTGTGGCTTCCTTTTATGCCCATTGGGTCTTTTTAAGAGCTCAGTTGGCTTGGTGAGGGGTGGGAAATGACCCAAAGGGGAGGCTCTCTCTGGTCAGGATTATTTTCTGTCTGCCTTAGAATGCCCTGAAACCTTTTGGGGCTCTGACTGTCACAGGCTTAAATGCATCAGCATTCATTAGCGCCTTGAtactgttcccactgaagtcagtggcaaagtgCCCATTGACTTATGTGGTGCAGGATTGAGCCCTACAAGCAGCTTCTTCGTGTGTTTTAGTGAGTTAACCAAAATGCTAGGCCATCCCTGCCAGGCTTttcccaccagggatgggagcCTTTAGCCAGTACCAACACTGTGTTTTAAGGCTATAGTACTAATAGCACTTTGATTTGTTTGCTTAAATATGTAGGGCTAGTGATCAACTGGTAAAAGCCCTAGTAGTAGGGGTTAGGAGAAGTTGCCCAATATTTCTGGTGCATGGAGAAGAGTCTTGTAACAAGAAATGATTGTGAATAGGGGGAAGGCCAGTACAGAAGGGAAGAAAATATATTCCCTGGCTATGAAGTTATGGAAAATTCAAAGCTGGGGCAATTCTCAGTGTTCTCCCACTACAAGTAAATCTCTCATGAAGAGTTAGTGCAAGGTTCAGTTCTGTTGTTAAGTTTCCTTGGCACGCTGCTGAGCTGTCACTAGGGAAAGAAAGAGGGAATAGTCATTCCCTTTGCATGTTCCTTCTCTTGAAGGGGGCTTGAGTAGTCCTATCATCAAATGCATTTGGAGGAAAGCAAGGTGCTACGTGTCTCTGATATTACCTACCAAAGCAGTACCGCTGTATACAttgactttttttaaagctggatttctttttttccccctagtctCCAATCCATAGTAATACTAATCATCCTGGATTCTTAATCTGTTCAGTGTATGATTTTCTGTGGACTGTTAATACAAGCTTTCCTCCCTGCTTCCCTGTAAACACATAGTGACAAAGCTAACCTGTGGAGAagctacaatttatttaaatagtgaacatcaatatttttaaagtaaacatACAGTGTAATTAGTTGGCCTATTAAAATAACTCTTTCCCTGGAGTTTTTTACTTCACCGGGTTCAGTGTAATTCTGCTCTGTAATCTCTGTCCTTTGAGATTAGGGCAAGAGGCCAGTCAATCGTAAATAGGCAGATACCAACCTTAGAGTAATTAAGACTTTATGAAGCTGCTTTCATGTGTATGAAAGAAAAATGTGCTCCAAATTTACTTCAATTGTTGTGACTCTGGAAGTGGACAATGAACAGtagggtttcttttgtttttttgtttttccctcactagaaaaaaaaaaatcttctgtagAAGAAGAGCTGTGGAAGTGAGAATCAATTTACAGGCTTATCCACATTGTTCCTGTTCCCTTAATACTTTCTATGGCTTAATTTTACAGAGAATTTGTTAAACATAAAGCTCCTTTAGAATGTCATAGCTCAGGCTTTTGTATTGATGAAATCTTTACTCAATATGCAGTTGAGTCATACTCCAGTTACTGTGATCATTAAACAAACATGCAGTGTTGTTCAAAAAGCATGAGATATCCATGGTTGAACCAACGTGAGAAGGTTAACATGTGGCTATTTCCCTGTTCAGCCACCATTCACTACTTAAGGTTCTAACTGATATATTCCTAAACAGACTGAAGGAGGGCTTCTCTGTATACTGGCTGTCCTGAATAGGATAAGCCAGGCTTAAGATCACCTAGACCATGAATAAATGTTTAGCTATTGTTCTTGGTTCTGAAATTTTGTATAGAACAAAGTTTATTCACTATGTAATATGTatgtaaaataatattttcttatGAATATTTTTGAAAGCTAAAAGTAATTCCATCCTAAGAATCTTACATTTTGAAAGTAAAAAGTTATGCATATTATTCCGATGCCCTCTGAatggattatttttgttttgttgtgtgtggtttttttgttttttttttttttttttcatttgtggtcTAAAGAAGTTTCTAGGTCCTACAGGATGGAAACTGTTACGGTCATACCTCTTTGATACAGCTAAACTGTGTGTGGGTTGTGAAAACATTTTCCCCATGTCTGAAACATGAGAGCTAATGCTTATACCTCTCTTCTTTCCAGACGTTCAGTCTGTTTTAGTTCTAAAACAAGACACAAGCTGAGAACTGGGAGCAAAGCCTGCTTAAGCTCTAAGTAAAACTATTTTATTGTCCCATATAGTTACTCAGACATACTTCTGCATAGGGCAGAGTTTGATACAGAGCCTCACAATATCTCTGCCTGTGTGTATAAAGCTTGAGGTGTAGTGGCAGACCTGAGTGGGGAAGCTTGCCCATATAGTCTGATACCGAATATTCCTTCATAGTGACTTATCACCTTCTTTCTTGAGCTCCCTGATGCTTATGCTGTGAAAAAGAGAATATCCCATGTATTTCTTTGCAcctaaaataaatatttgctttGTATTAAATGTGCAGCTAGAGGATGGGCATAACTGGAATATGTAAGTGTGACCTGCAGAAGTTTCTTTTAAAAGATAACGTTAGCAAGGGGCAGTCTGCTTTTCCTGGGTAGtattagagcagtgtttctcaaatgtaAAACATTCGGGTAttccttcaggacttcagcctttatcagcgtaccccctcccccagtgcttatctctttttttttagtaatttattttctgccacatatcccttgaaatcctttcgtgCACCACTACGAGTGCTACGacgctttgggaaacactgtattAAAGGATTGTGTTGGAAAGGGTCTAGATCATGTATATTAGGATCAGTCACACCTTTAAAGCAGTGCTGCCAATTTTATTTGTCTaaggaacccttttaaactcaaaataattttgtgaaatCCATAATAAGCCTTTATATAGGGAGCTGAAAAAGGAGACTGCAAGTAAGTAAAGATAATAAataaatgctaaacaaggtcatgagatcaataTTTAGTTTggttgcacatatttaaaaacaaatcacatttaatgtgtacaaaaataaagctAAAACTAATAtggtttaatactggaaagttggagTGGCACCTCTGGTGCGGTATTCAGttgatttctgtattttgttttcattgctgCGTAGTTTGAGAGCCCAGTTTTGCACACGTGCGTGCTGACGAAAGGTGACAACTGCCAAATTGCTCATCTTGATGAAACTGAATAGTCTTGACCAAAATGATCAACGATCCCTGAGAGCGAGTATGGGGATTTATGGCAATACATACCAGGTGATCGCACCACTAACTGCATGCACAGCACAGAGGAGTGACATCATCATCCCCACTCTGTGGCTAAGCTGGCACTGCACAGAGACACTTAtcgtggcaaacacaaatgaaaattgttttaataaaatccagaaacatttaaatattggtttttaaaataataaaatgtcatTGTGATGGAATTTTCTCGCAGGACCCTTATTTTCATGGGTTCCGTGGAACGCCTTATGAGAAGCACTGCTTTAAAAGATATGTTGACTCTATAATGTAAACATCTTTTCTCCCAACTATTTATTAGGCAGTGTTATTAAATAGGTGTTAACTAGCACAAGCAAACCAGATGTAAGGGAGCCAGGAGCTCACTGCAGAAGTATTGGTTATTCAGCTTTGTTTCCCATTTCAGTTGCCATTTGCCACAAAGTCTTCTAGGGTAAACTAAACCAGACTTTCTAGTGTTTACTTTTAAGACAAAAAGCAGGAATTCACTTTTGTTCACACTTGTGttttacagaaaagagacaggaataaaataaatttctggtgtatcttttttttttttccttttgcaggtCATATATTAAATATAGAAAAAGGCAGGTCTGATCCCTTGACTGAGGTGAATTAAGGTCCTGAGTTGCCAAGGGCTGTAAACATGTACCTAACATGCCTGTGAGTAGGTTCCCTTGAATTCGATTGATGCTTAAATtccttgctgaatcagggcctgctGTTCTGCACTTAGACCCAGAATGGGATGGTAAGACATGTTGCTGATCTatatggggatgggaggggaagcaaggttaaaaaaaaaaaatccactgaggGGTGTTTTTTAATGGGGAATTTTGCCCTAATAAAGTGCCAGGGCAGTGGGATCATGATGCACAGAATGAACCAAACTCTGCCCTCAGCTGCAGCCTGAAATCAGTGGCCGGCataggttcagcagagggcagcagactgCCCAGCAACTTACAGTTGAAAATTAGAATGTTAGCATTGCAGAACATCTTCCAAACTCTTCTGTCCGGACATGCTAGAGCCTTCTTTTTTGCACTTTGAAGTTGACTTCTTCGAAACAAAATAACTTCTGATCATGCAAGTACTTATTCGTGTATGTGAATTTACTCACGTCAGTAGTTCCATGCCACTGAGGGAACTACGCATGAAAGGTCATGATGTAAGGTCCTGGCTGGACTAGGCCCCAAAAGTGACTGACTTCCATTAGGAAATGCAGGTGGGCTAGTTCCCAAGGCTGATAATGTTTTTGATGCAAATAGCattcccacccctgccacccacacCTCCTCTAGAAAAGACCTTCTACCAAAACCTCAAACTATTGCTTGACTAAGTTGTTTTTAAAACCTAGTTTAAACCGTTACCTTCCACTGggggaaataaataaaattaggATTACTTCAGGTTACCCATTCCTAATTCTCTTTGAAGACAAAGTATTGATTATAGCAGCTCTTCAGAAGTTCAGTTAAAGTGATGGGCTGCTTGGTTTAAAAATACAAGCAATCTCAGAAACTATATTTCCTTCAGAGTGAAAATATTCAGT comes from the Carettochelys insculpta isolate YL-2023 chromosome 2, ASM3395843v1, whole genome shotgun sequence genome and includes:
- the LRATD2 gene encoding protein LRATD2, which produces MGNQMEKLTHLNYKEVPTADPTGMDRDEGPRIGVSYIFSNDDDELEQQQDSVAQNMGSEHPAPQPYDPRLQEVECSVYYRDECIYQKSFSGDDAPTEERDGGGGGHLTTYTPENLLNRCKPGDLVEFVCQAQYPHWAVYVGDFQVVHLHRLEVVNSFLTDASQGRRGRIANSLYRYKSLSPATVVRNALEQVGCKDRELSWRNSECFAAWCRYGKREFKIGGELRIGKQPYRLQIRLGDKRSHTLEFQSLEDLIMEKRRNDQIGRAAVIQELSSHLQAAEEEADDPVAQTAAE